A region of Thermococcus argininiproducens DNA encodes the following proteins:
- a CDS encoding flavin reductase family protein, producing MRTYLIVSGQGEESNVMAADWVTVLSHRPTLIGVAISPKRYTHRLISKYREFVISVPSLEMLEDVWIAGTKSGPSKLREMNITLVPSTKVGTPSIKEALANIECKVIDAREYGDHTWFVGEIVGYTYNREVFPRGKPDITRANFLAHAAWTDFVTFEKKIHKAE from the coding sequence ATGAGAACGTACCTCATAGTTTCGGGCCAAGGAGAAGAGAGTAATGTCATGGCAGCTGATTGGGTAACTGTACTTTCCCATAGGCCAACTTTGATCGGGGTTGCGATCTCTCCGAAGAGGTACACTCATCGCTTGATCTCTAAATATAGGGAGTTCGTAATAAGTGTCCCAAGTTTGGAGATGCTTGAGGATGTGTGGATTGCAGGAACAAAGAGTGGTCCTTCTAAGCTTAGGGAGATGAATATAACTTTAGTTCCTTCAACTAAAGTAGGAACACCAAGCATAAAAGAAGCTTTAGCTAACATAGAGTGCAAAGTGATTGATGCCAGAGAGTATGGAGATCACACATGGTTTGTAGGTGAAATTGTAGGTTACACTTATAACAGGGAAGTTTTTCCACGTGGTAAGCCAGACATAACCAGAGCAAATTTTCTTGCCCATGCAGCGTGGACAGATTTTGTTACATTTGAGAAAAAGATTCACAAGGCTGAATAG
- a CDS encoding acetate--CoA ligase family protein, producing MRFFFYPTSVAVFGSFKKGAIAYEILKNIVDGGFEGQIIPVNPKGGEIEVAGISFKVAKKLEKNVDVAIIAIPARFVPSLIEEIGDKIKGAVVISAGFSEIGNFALEKELVEKARKKGVKIIGPNCAGIFGVHANFFGSFEVRVKKGGLALISQSGAFGGAALAMGDEEGIGFSAFVSYGNAADLTESDFLEYFADDKNTKVIALYIEGVKDGKKFIKALRYATSKKPVIILKAGKSKSGSKAAQSHTGSLAGSYEIYKAAFQQFGAIEVEEMEELFDAAKVFEMYEKGGKKVAIITNSGGPGVLATDKVERLGLKIAKLTDNTINELREFLPPQCSLKNPIDLIADADYERYKRTIEVVCKDENVDALLVICVPPIFISSEEIAKAIIDAKCNKPIIVNFMAGELVREGIKVLEECGIKNFPTPERAAKALHWLNLRKDFNE from the coding sequence ATGAGGTTCTTTTTTTACCCTACATCAGTGGCGGTATTCGGGTCTTTCAAAAAAGGTGCGATCGCATATGAGATTTTAAAAAATATTGTAGATGGAGGGTTTGAAGGACAAATAATACCCGTGAATCCAAAAGGAGGAGAGATAGAAGTTGCAGGCATAAGTTTTAAAGTAGCCAAAAAGTTGGAGAAAAATGTTGATGTTGCGATAATAGCGATTCCTGCGAGATTCGTGCCTTCCCTAATTGAGGAAATCGGTGATAAAATCAAAGGAGCAGTAGTAATTAGTGCTGGTTTTAGCGAGATTGGTAATTTCGCTCTTGAAAAAGAACTTGTTGAAAAAGCTAGGAAAAAGGGAGTAAAAATTATTGGGCCAAATTGTGCTGGAATTTTTGGGGTTCATGCTAATTTCTTTGGATCATTTGAAGTTCGGGTTAAAAAAGGGGGCCTGGCTTTAATCTCCCAGAGTGGAGCCTTTGGTGGTGCTGCATTAGCAATGGGTGATGAGGAGGGGATTGGGTTTTCTGCCTTTGTTTCTTATGGAAATGCTGCTGACTTAACCGAAAGCGACTTCTTGGAGTACTTTGCAGATGATAAAAACACAAAGGTTATTGCCCTCTACATAGAAGGGGTCAAAGATGGTAAAAAATTCATCAAGGCCTTGAGGTATGCAACTAGCAAAAAGCCCGTGATAATATTGAAAGCAGGAAAAAGCAAAAGTGGAAGTAAAGCGGCTCAAAGCCACACTGGTAGTCTTGCAGGAAGTTATGAAATTTATAAGGCAGCCTTCCAGCAATTTGGTGCAATAGAAGTAGAAGAGATGGAAGAACTTTTTGATGCTGCCAAAGTGTTTGAGATGTATGAAAAAGGAGGGAAAAAAGTAGCTATAATAACGAATTCTGGAGGCCCAGGGGTTCTAGCCACAGACAAAGTTGAAAGATTAGGGTTAAAAATTGCAAAACTAACTGATAACACAATAAATGAGCTTCGAGAGTTCTTGCCTCCTCAATGCTCACTTAAAAATCCGATTGACCTAATAGCAGATGCAGATTATGAGAGATATAAACGAACAATAGAGGTAGTCTGCAAAGATGAAAACGTTGATGCATTGCTTGTTATTTGCGTTCCCCCAATATTCATCTCCAGTGAAGAAATTGCAAAAGCCATAATTGATGCAAAATGTAACAAACCGATTATAGTGAACTTTATGGCTGGTGAGCTTGTTAGGGAGGGAATAAAGGTATTGGAGGAATGTGGCATTAAGAACTTTCCTACTCCAGAGAGAGCTGCTAAGGCACTCCACTGGCTTAATCTTAGAAAGGATTTTAATGAATAG
- the coaD gene encoding phosphopantetheine adenylyltransferase, with amino-acid sequence MKRYKKVVVGGTFDRLHLGHKALLRKAFEVGKYVYIGVTSDEMIKTKPYAEKILPYEVRLRDLLKFFEVNEYKDYRIIKINTAIGFTDKIRDLEAIIVSEETYKGALLVNRARMEKGLRPLEIVTIKLIKSKLGGKISSSLIRAGLIDPFGNPRRR; translated from the coding sequence ATGAAGAGATACAAAAAAGTTGTTGTGGGAGGAACGTTCGATAGGCTTCATTTAGGACACAAAGCTCTTCTTAGAAAAGCTTTTGAGGTAGGAAAATACGTTTATATTGGAGTAACTTCTGATGAAATGATAAAAACCAAGCCTTATGCTGAAAAGATACTCCCATATGAAGTTCGTTTAAGAGATCTCCTAAAGTTTTTTGAAGTGAACGAATATAAAGACTATCGGATAATAAAAATAAATACAGCCATAGGATTTACAGATAAAATAAGAGATTTAGAAGCTATAATCGTGAGTGAAGAAACATATAAAGGTGCACTACTTGTTAACAGGGCAAGAATGGAGAAAGGATTAAGGCCCCTTGAGATAGTCACCATAAAGCTAATTAAGAGTAAACTTGGGGGCAAAATAAGTTCCTCCCTAATAAGAGCTGGATTGATAGATCCTTTTGGTAATCCCAGGAGGCGATAA
- a CDS encoding phytoene desaturase family protein, with the protein MKKVITIGAGLGGLLTSAFLAKKGYDVTILEKAPFVGGRFTNLNYKGFQLSTGALHMIPHGEDGPLAHLLSLLNANVKIVNSNPKGKFFIDGRIHHYRKGWKYLGLKEKAKAMKLLAEIRANRLPKGEEASLNSWDWLKEKVGDNEFVYLFIKSFLGWAISLTPEEVPAIELAKEIKATLKWGGPGLIKGGCKAVSEELARIVRENGGKIITRKKVVEAEKGRIITADGTEYPYDILISNIGIKETVELFGRENFDREYLRRVDSLKPAEGIKINIALKGKSKIGNTVVFTLDTERINGYNEPSALSPELSKEGYTLIMTHQAIKSRNIKKEQQLGIEDLYYLFPELERNGEILMVQTYLDKNPVNRVASGNHVDFPMENVYIVGDANKGQGGIEVEGIALGVMKTLQSLGIGNFSEWYL; encoded by the coding sequence ATGAAGAAAGTAATAACAATAGGAGCAGGACTTGGAGGCCTCTTAACAAGTGCATTTTTAGCTAAAAAGGGTTATGATGTAACAATTTTAGAAAAGGCCCCATTTGTAGGTGGTAGATTCACAAATTTAAACTACAAGGGATTTCAATTATCAACTGGAGCATTGCACATGATTCCACATGGTGAAGATGGTCCTCTTGCACATCTGTTAAGCCTTCTTAATGCAAACGTTAAGATCGTAAACTCAAACCCTAAAGGGAAGTTCTTTATAGATGGGAGAATCCACCACTATAGAAAAGGATGGAAATATTTGGGTCTAAAGGAAAAAGCCAAGGCTATGAAACTCCTTGCAGAAATAAGAGCCAATAGACTACCAAAAGGTGAAGAGGCATCTCTTAATTCGTGGGATTGGCTGAAGGAGAAAGTAGGAGACAATGAGTTTGTCTATCTTTTCATAAAGAGCTTCCTTGGATGGGCAATCAGTTTGACCCCAGAAGAAGTTCCTGCAATAGAGTTAGCCAAAGAAATCAAAGCAACCCTTAAATGGGGTGGACCAGGCCTCATAAAGGGTGGTTGCAAGGCAGTTAGTGAAGAGCTAGCAAGAATAGTGAGAGAAAATGGAGGGAAAATAATTACCAGAAAGAAAGTTGTTGAAGCGGAAAAGGGGAGAATTATAACAGCTGATGGAACAGAGTATCCTTACGATATACTAATTTCAAACATTGGAATAAAGGAAACTGTGGAACTCTTTGGGAGGGAGAACTTTGATAGAGAGTACTTAAGGAGAGTTGATTCCTTAAAACCTGCAGAAGGCATTAAAATCAACATTGCCCTTAAAGGGAAGTCAAAAATTGGAAATACCGTGGTCTTTACGCTAGATACAGAGAGGATAAACGGATACAATGAGCCCTCAGCTTTGAGTCCAGAACTTTCAAAAGAAGGTTACACTCTCATAATGACTCACCAAGCTATAAAAAGCAGAAACATAAAAAAGGAGCAACAACTTGGAATTGAGGATCTGTACTACTTATTCCCAGAGCTTGAAAGGAATGGAGAGATTTTAATGGTGCAAACATACCTTGATAAAAACCCTGTTAATAGGGTTGCCTCAGGTAATCACGTGGACTTTCCGATGGAAAACGTTTACATTGTAGGAGATGCTAATAAAGGCCAAGGGGGCATTGAGGTAGAAGGCATCGCCCTAGGAGTAATGAAAACTCTACAAAGTCTGGGAATTGGAAACTTTAGCGAGTGGTACCTTTGA
- the arcC gene encoding carbamate kinase, whose amino-acid sequence MRKRVVIALGGNAILQRGQKGTYNEQMENVKKTAKQIVDIILDNEYEVVITHGNGPQVGALLLQQDAGEHVHGIPAQPMDVCGGMSQGQIGYMIQQAIKNELRRRGIDKPVATIVTQTLVDKNDPAFQHPSKPVGPFYDEETAKKLAKEKGWVVIEDSGRGWRRVVPSPDPISHIEAPIIQDLVDKGFIVIASGGGGIPVIEEDGQLKGVEAVIDKDLAGEKLAEEVNADIFMILTDVNGAAIHYGKPEEKWLEKVTVNEMKKYYEEGHFKKGSMGPKVLAAIRFIEWGGERAIIAALDKAVEALEGKTGTQVIK is encoded by the coding sequence ATGAGGAAGAGAGTTGTCATAGCATTAGGTGGGAACGCTATTCTTCAAAGAGGCCAAAAGGGTACTTATAATGAACAAATGGAGAATGTTAAAAAGACTGCAAAGCAAATCGTCGATATTATCCTTGATAACGAGTATGAAGTTGTAATAACTCACGGTAATGGACCCCAAGTGGGAGCACTTCTCCTCCAACAAGATGCTGGAGAGCACGTACATGGAATTCCAGCCCAGCCCATGGATGTTTGTGGAGGAATGAGTCAAGGTCAAATCGGTTACATGATTCAACAAGCAATAAAGAACGAATTAAGGAGAAGAGGTATCGATAAACCCGTTGCTACGATAGTCACTCAAACCCTTGTCGACAAAAACGATCCAGCTTTTCAACACCCAAGCAAACCAGTCGGACCCTTCTATGATGAAGAAACTGCTAAAAAACTCGCTAAAGAAAAGGGATGGGTAGTAATAGAGGACTCTGGAAGAGGATGGAGAAGAGTAGTACCATCACCAGATCCAATCAGCCATATTGAAGCCCCAATAATTCAAGATCTAGTTGATAAGGGATTTATAGTAATAGCCTCAGGTGGCGGAGGAATCCCTGTTATAGAAGAAGATGGACAACTTAAGGGTGTCGAGGCTGTCATTGACAAGGATTTAGCTGGAGAGAAGCTTGCTGAAGAAGTTAATGCTGATATTTTTATGATCCTCACAGATGTTAATGGTGCAGCCATACACTATGGCAAGCCCGAAGAGAAATGGCTTGAGAAGGTTACCGTTAATGAGATGAAGAAGTATTATGAAGAAGGACACTTTAAGAAAGGAAGTATGGGGCCAAAAGTTCTAGCAGCGATAAGATTCATCGAGTGGGGAGGAGAAAGAGCAATAATAGCAGCTCTAGATAAAGCCGTTGAAGCTTTAGAAGGAAAAACAGGGACACAAGTTATAAAATAA
- a CDS encoding SDH family Clp fold serine proteinase: MDPFSGFIGSLIWWILFFFLLMGPQIQYRQLQVARTKLLEKLARKRNSTIITMIHRQESIGFFGIPVYKFISIEDSEEILRAIRMAPKDKPIDLILHTPGGLVLAATQIAKALKDHPAETRVIIPHYAMSGGTLIALAADKIIMDPHAVLGPVDPQLGQYPAPSIIRAVEQKGKEKVEDQTLILADVAKKAITQVQDFIYNLLKDKYGEEKAKNLAQILTEGRWTHDYPITVEHAKELGLDIDTNVPEEVYALMELYKQPVKQRGTVEFMPYPVKQQGKE, translated from the coding sequence ATGGATCCATTCAGTGGATTCATAGGATCATTGATATGGTGGATATTATTCTTTTTCCTACTCATGGGGCCACAAATCCAGTACAGGCAATTACAAGTAGCAAGAACAAAGCTACTAGAAAAACTAGCAAGAAAAAGAAATTCCACAATAATCACAATGATACACAGACAAGAAAGCATAGGTTTCTTCGGAATTCCAGTTTATAAGTTCATAAGCATAGAGGACAGCGAGGAGATACTTAGGGCTATTAGAATGGCACCAAAGGATAAACCCATAGACTTAATTCTTCACACACCAGGAGGCCTAGTCTTGGCGGCAACACAAATAGCAAAAGCCCTAAAAGACCACCCAGCTGAGACGAGGGTGATAATACCTCACTATGCTATGAGCGGTGGAACTTTAATAGCCCTTGCCGCAGATAAGATTATAATGGATCCCCACGCCGTTTTAGGTCCTGTTGATCCCCAGTTAGGCCAATATCCTGCTCCAAGTATAATAAGAGCAGTAGAGCAAAAAGGAAAAGAAAAGGTAGAAGATCAAACTTTGATACTAGCGGATGTTGCTAAGAAGGCAATAACTCAAGTCCAAGATTTCATATACAATCTCTTAAAAGATAAGTATGGAGAAGAAAAAGCTAAAAACTTAGCTCAGATTTTAACGGAAGGTAGATGGACCCATGATTATCCAATCACTGTTGAACATGCCAAGGAACTAGGACTCGACATAGATACCAACGTCCCAGAAGAGGTTTACGCATTAATGGAGCTATATAAGCAGCCAGTTAAGCAAAGAGGGACTGTGGAATTCATGCCTTATCCAGTAAAACAACAAGGGAAAGAATAA
- a CDS encoding coiled-coil protein, which yields MQVKVDPEEIKRIKAEIEALEREKKGIQERLDQLQKELNIWIQKRDEKNNEVRQLREKAREYKGKRDEINQQIQELKKNREDINAKLDLLYQEAMEYRAKRDEYRQLRRLKMPKEKIEERIEKLEWELQTNPTTPEREKQIVDQIQVLATELEILQQAERFHKKLQETRKKIESLKRARRAMGMEIQKLANQSQQFHEQMLKAYQQADEIKKEADEYHQKVLELREKIIEIRRELREVERKILEFDQKHKELIAYKMVAKMRSKKDATFERAVEALEKFKRGEKLTLDELLLLQRYNLV from the coding sequence ATGCAAGTGAAAGTAGACCCAGAAGAAATTAAAAGGATAAAAGCCGAAATAGAGGCTTTAGAAAGAGAGAAAAAGGGAATTCAAGAGAGATTAGACCAGCTTCAAAAAGAGCTAAATATATGGATTCAAAAGAGAGATGAAAAGAATAACGAAGTAAGGCAACTAAGGGAAAAAGCCAGAGAATATAAGGGTAAGAGAGATGAGATTAACCAACAAATTCAAGAACTTAAAAAGAACAGGGAGGACATAAATGCCAAGCTTGATCTTCTATATCAAGAGGCCATGGAATACAGAGCTAAGAGGGATGAATACAGACAACTTAGAAGACTTAAGATGCCAAAGGAGAAAATTGAAGAAAGGATAGAAAAGCTAGAATGGGAGTTGCAAACCAACCCAACCACCCCTGAAAGAGAGAAACAAATAGTTGATCAAATCCAAGTTTTAGCTACAGAGCTTGAGATTCTCCAACAAGCTGAAAGATTTCACAAAAAATTACAGGAGACAAGAAAAAAGATCGAAAGTCTAAAGAGAGCTAGACGGGCCATGGGTATGGAAATACAAAAACTAGCAAACCAAAGCCAACAATTCCATGAACAAATGCTCAAGGCATACCAACAAGCAGACGAAATTAAAAAGGAGGCGGATGAATACCACCAGAAAGTCCTTGAACTAAGAGAAAAGATCATAGAAATCAGAAGGGAACTAAGAGAAGTAGAAAGGAAGATACTTGAGTTTGACCAGAAACACAAGGAGCTCATAGCATATAAAATGGTAGCAAAAATGAGATCAAAGAAGGATGCTACCTTTGAAAGAGCTGTAGAAGCTCTCGAAAAGTTCAAACGCGGCGAAAAACTTACTCTCGATGAGCTACTGCTCCTGCAGAGATACAACTTGGTGTGA
- the arcS gene encoding archaeosine synthase subunit alpha, giving the protein MEIIKHEGPGRLGLVRVKDRSFKTPALVNVDFTLSPFNSYFYPKEFEDYDFTLAPSIPLSFYTPREIIEKALKRLYNVDYSKFNAIYLPTVRDTRYMEEFLEELFSQKNFDALYLGNSKILIREYRKFVEIIRLIREKDPNLMIIADLEPIFYPLAVYLGIDAFDTRSLKLYDFRNIGFTQFSPILWKDGANSLEFAKETIELVRKALEENKLRYLVENFFYTQSHMGILRIADKEHADYLEKYTPIQKETVYFISDASQNRPEVIRWRERVVERFTPPENIEALFLFPCSAKKPYSHSRSHMLYRRALKETLGSGIYRIHELILTSPYGVVPREWEWLAKYDIVVTGHWSEEEISSAAELLAKTLEKYPKHIPIIAHLDEAYVEVAERASEISGREIVFTKVKNRTTSKESLSSLKETIREITLEPKGGKKDKTYRFYENIRKVFDFYFGIGAGDAVLPESARIIGSKMLRLMVDNNQTGTYQDGVISVTPFGMQLIYEATKSYYVKIDFDLRGDVFAIGVNEADTKIRPDDIVGVVRDEKVVGVGKAVLSGEEMIKARRGIAVKVRKKA; this is encoded by the coding sequence ATGGAAATCATAAAACACGAAGGCCCTGGAAGACTTGGCCTGGTTAGAGTTAAAGATAGAAGTTTTAAGACTCCTGCACTTGTTAATGTTGATTTTACACTCTCTCCTTTCAATTCATACTTCTACCCTAAGGAGTTTGAAGACTATGACTTTACCCTTGCACCGTCGATTCCCCTCAGCTTTTACACTCCAAGAGAAATAATAGAGAAAGCTTTAAAAAGACTCTATAATGTTGATTATTCAAAATTTAATGCTATCTACCTCCCTACAGTAAGAGATACAAGATACATGGAAGAATTTCTTGAAGAACTTTTCTCTCAAAAGAATTTTGATGCTCTTTACCTTGGGAATTCTAAAATTCTGATAAGGGAATATCGGAAATTTGTAGAAATAATTCGCCTAATCCGAGAAAAAGACCCAAATCTAATGATTATCGCTGATCTAGAACCCATCTTTTACCCCTTAGCCGTGTATTTAGGAATAGACGCCTTTGATACCCGTTCTCTAAAACTTTACGATTTTCGCAATATAGGTTTTACTCAATTTTCACCAATATTATGGAAAGATGGAGCAAATTCTCTAGAATTTGCAAAAGAAACAATAGAATTAGTTAGAAAAGCTCTTGAAGAAAATAAACTTCGCTATCTTGTTGAAAACTTTTTCTATACTCAATCTCACATGGGCATATTGAGGATAGCTGACAAAGAGCACGCAGATTATTTGGAAAAATACACACCAATCCAAAAAGAAACCGTGTACTTCATAAGTGATGCATCTCAGAATAGACCAGAGGTCATAAGATGGAGGGAAAGAGTAGTTGAGAGATTTACTCCTCCAGAAAATATAGAAGCACTCTTTTTATTTCCTTGCTCGGCTAAAAAGCCATACTCGCACTCAAGGAGCCACATGTTGTATAGAAGAGCACTTAAAGAAACTCTTGGAAGCGGGATTTATAGAATACATGAGCTTATCCTAACGTCACCCTATGGCGTAGTGCCACGAGAATGGGAGTGGTTGGCTAAATATGACATTGTTGTTACTGGCCACTGGAGTGAGGAAGAAATAAGCAGTGCAGCAGAGTTATTAGCTAAAACCCTCGAAAAGTATCCAAAACACATTCCCATCATAGCACACCTGGATGAGGCCTATGTAGAAGTAGCAGAGAGAGCGAGCGAAATAAGTGGAAGAGAAATAGTTTTTACCAAAGTTAAAAATAGAACAACAAGCAAGGAAAGTTTAAGCTCCCTAAAGGAAACAATAAGAGAAATAACTCTCGAGCCAAAAGGCGGAAAAAAAGACAAAACTTATCGTTTCTATGAAAATATAAGAAAAGTATTTGACTTCTACTTTGGTATCGGAGCAGGAGATGCTGTTTTACCAGAAAGCGCCAGAATTATTGGATCTAAAATGCTTCGCCTCATGGTAGACAACAATCAAACTGGGACATATCAGGATGGAGTAATAAGTGTGACTCCGTTTGGTATGCAGCTCATTTATGAAGCAACAAAAAGCTATTACGTAAAGATAGATTTCGATCTCAGGGGAGACGTTTTTGCTATCGGGGTGAACGAGGCTGATACCAAGATAAGGCCGGACGATATTGTTGGTGTTGTAAGAGACGAAAAAGTGGTTGGTGTCGGTAAAGCTGTTCTAAGTGGAGAAGAAATGATAAAAGCGAGAAGAGGAATTGCTGTTAAGGTTAGAAAGAAAGCATAG
- a CDS encoding DUF2103 domain-containing protein has product MPKYFKRGVKREHHLLKGIEKVLEEISALKGVKKVIPGRIYSSDSRGFEIKVVRETLTGLKLLAKSDGSVQEIFLIVDKEDREDVSREIAQISEKWRKS; this is encoded by the coding sequence ATGCCAAAGTACTTCAAAAGAGGTGTTAAACGAGAACACCATTTACTCAAGGGTATTGAGAAGGTTCTCGAGGAGATTTCAGCGTTAAAAGGAGTTAAAAAAGTCATTCCAGGGAGAATTTATTCGAGTGACTCAAGAGGTTTTGAGATTAAAGTGGTTAGAGAAACGCTTACCGGCCTAAAGCTTCTAGCAAAGAGTGATGGAAGTGTTCAAGAAATATTTCTTATTGTAGACAAAGAAGACAGAGAGGACGTTAGCAGAGAGATAGCTCAAATTAGTGAGAAATGGAGAAAGAGTTGA
- a CDS encoding glycosyltransferase: protein MISIIIPTYNERENLEELFERISRALRDHEFEIIVVDDDSPDKTWEKAKTLGKIYPVKVIRRTREKGLSSAVIRGFKEAKGDIFVVMDADLQHPPEVIPKLIEAIENGAEIAIASRYTKGGKVENWYWWRKLVSKGAIMIGRVALPKIRNVKDPVSGFFALKKDVIAKTDLTPVGFKILLEILIKGQYERVVEIPFTFGLRRAGESKLSQKQIINYLRHIYRLMRWEGEIDRLIKFSFVGLSGIFVNEGALLGFVEFLGWDKRLAVLPATELSILNNFIWNDIWTFKDLKRKPFHLRLLNFHLAALTGALVQWVIYLILLYMGLHYLIANLIGIGFSFIVRFIFNRNITWG from the coding sequence ATGATATCCATAATAATACCAACTTACAACGAGCGGGAAAACCTTGAGGAACTCTTTGAGAGAATTTCAAGAGCCCTAAGAGACCATGAATTCGAGATAATCGTGGTAGATGATGATTCCCCCGATAAAACTTGGGAAAAAGCAAAAACTCTCGGAAAGATATATCCTGTGAAAGTTATACGGAGAACAAGAGAAAAAGGCCTATCTTCAGCAGTCATACGAGGATTTAAAGAAGCCAAAGGAGATATATTTGTAGTTATGGACGCAGATCTTCAGCACCCCCCTGAAGTCATTCCCAAGCTTATTGAGGCTATTGAAAACGGAGCAGAGATCGCCATAGCGAGCAGGTATACAAAAGGAGGGAAAGTTGAAAATTGGTACTGGTGGAGAAAGCTCGTATCAAAAGGAGCCATAATGATTGGGAGAGTTGCTCTACCGAAGATAAGAAACGTGAAAGATCCGGTAAGTGGATTCTTTGCCCTCAAAAAGGATGTCATTGCGAAAACTGATCTAACTCCAGTGGGATTCAAAATACTTCTTGAAATACTCATAAAAGGACAATATGAGAGAGTTGTTGAGATCCCGTTCACATTTGGCCTGCGACGAGCCGGAGAAAGCAAGCTAAGCCAAAAACAGATCATTAACTACCTGAGGCACATCTATCGCCTGATGAGATGGGAAGGGGAAATAGATCGATTGATTAAATTTTCTTTTGTGGGTTTAAGCGGGATTTTTGTAAATGAGGGAGCACTCCTAGGTTTCGTCGAGTTTCTAGGTTGGGACAAAAGACTGGCCGTTCTTCCAGCTACCGAGCTTTCAATACTCAACAATTTTATATGGAATGACATCTGGACGTTTAAAGACTTAAAAAGAAAACCTTTTCACTTAAGACTCCTAAACTTCCATCTTGCTGCTCTCACTGGAGCTCTAGTACAATGGGTTATTTACTTAATCCTCCTTTACATGGGACTCCACTATTTAATTGCAAACCTCATTGGTATCGGATTCTCCTTTATAGTTCGGTTTATCTTCAATCGAAACATTACATGGGGATGA
- a CDS encoding RAD55 family ATPase: MEENMMENKSLPIYTRVSTGVKGLDSLIGGGLIPGRVYVVTGPPGSGKTTLGIQFLVEGAKNGEKGIYISLVDDPKTIIQDMLYYKFNLLSHIRSKRIVIYDLGAVLTQGSKKPTWAEILEEIKSIILHENAKRVVIDSFTPLEFMVKDPENKRKEVVRLIKLLSTMEITAIIITEMMESEKYTDDYYVASGVIMMHHFMRQYNMIRALQILKMRGTSHDNNLKKIKITENGIEVYNEAPW; encoded by the coding sequence GTGGAGGAGAACATGATGGAAAATAAATCACTCCCAATATATACCCGTGTCTCTACTGGAGTAAAGGGGCTTGATAGTCTCATCGGAGGAGGACTTATCCCCGGCAGAGTCTACGTTGTTACTGGGCCCCCAGGTAGTGGTAAAACCACCTTGGGAATTCAGTTTTTAGTTGAAGGAGCTAAGAACGGGGAAAAGGGGATTTATATTTCCCTAGTTGATGACCCCAAGACTATAATTCAGGACATGCTCTATTATAAGTTCAACCTTCTCTCCCACATTCGGAGCAAAAGAATTGTGATATATGACTTAGGAGCTGTTTTAACCCAAGGAAGCAAAAAACCAACGTGGGCAGAGATTTTAGAGGAAATAAAAAGTATCATATTGCATGAAAATGCAAAAAGAGTTGTCATAGATTCCTTTACTCCATTAGAATTCATGGTAAAAGATCCTGAAAATAAAAGAAAAGAGGTTGTGAGGTTAATAAAACTGCTTTCTACCATGGAAATAACTGCAATCATAATAACAGAGATGATGGAGTCTGAAAAATACACAGATGACTACTACGTGGCCAGTGGAGTGATAATGATGCATCATTTTATGCGACAATATAACATGATAAGAGCGCTTCAAATACTAAAAATGAGAGGAACCTCACATGACAATAATTTGAAGAAAATAAAAATCACGGAAAATGGCATAGAGGTGTATAACGAAGCACCCTGGTGA